The segment AAGCCGGCTTGTTCTGTGGGGGTTTGGGGGCGGCAGGTGACGGGGCGGCAGGTGACGGGGCGACAGGGACCGGGTCGGCAGGTGACGGGTCGACGGGTGAAGGGTCGGCAGCGGTCGGGGTTTCGGAGGCCGGGGCTGCAGGCGGTGGGTCGGCCGGGGCTGCGGGGTCGGCGTTTGGCGTTTCCGGTGCGGGAGCGGCGACAACCGTTTCGGCGGTGACCTGTTCCGCAGCGACCGGTGCTTCGGTCGCTGGAGTTTCGCTTGACGGGCTTTCGGTCGCTGGGCTTTCAGTCGCTGGGCTTTCAGTCGCTGGGCTTTCGGTCGTTGGGGCCACAGCGACCTGTTCGCCCGCCACCTGCTCACCCGTAACCTGGCTACCCGTCTCCTTCTGGTTTTCCTTTTGATCCTTGCCTTTGCGACCCTTTTTCTTTTCCTCCGGCTCGTCGCCGCCGTGGGGGTCGTGGACTTGAGAGATATGAATGCGGGAGTTCTTGGCCAGCCAGCGGACGGCGGCGTTGATCACCCGCGGATCCCCACACAGACGTTTCGCCAGCGCGTTGTCCAAACCGGCAACGGCCGCTTCGACTTGGTCCGCTTCGATTCCATCGACTTTGCCGGCGATGGAGGCGATGTCATCACCGTCGCCTTTGCGGGGATTCAAGATCCGAGCAGCCAAGCGAGTCGAAGGATCGACTTTTTCGCCCAGTTCCGATTTCACGCGACGAGCCAACCGGTCCAGCAATCGTTTGCTGGCCGCTTTTTCAACCGCTTTCCCCAGTGCCGGATCGGTCAGCTCGCTGGTCTTCCACGATTGCACCAATTCTTCGCGGCGTCGCTGCAGTTCAAGATCCGATTGGACGGCGTGGGACAGGTGCCACAGCGACGCTTCGTCGATGTCCCCCAGTTCATCCCGGCGGTACCGCGCCAGATAAGGCGGGGTGTATCCCTGTTCCAGCAAGGGCAGGGCGATTCGCAAACTAGCAGTTTCGCAACGCCCGCGGCGGGCAATTGCCTCCAGATCGACAGTCATGATCGGTCGGTCTCAATCGAGCGGTCCGATGCGGCCGAAGACGCATCGCGACGCAGTTGAAGTTGATGTCTACTTGCACCATCACCGACGAGTCCAAGAACCCTGGGGGGCTCCAGTTGCGCCGTGAGTGCAGTAAACGGCGGAGAATATGACCGCTGCGCAGGACTGTCAACCGAGACGATCGCTGACGACGCGGCTTCGGCGGCCGCCGAGACCTCGACAGGATTACCGATCCGGTTTGTCTTGCCCAAGTTGAAACGGCGGCCCGCCCGATATCCGAGCGGCGACTCGGTCCACCCATTGTTGGGCCTGATCGTCGTCATCGATCTGTCGGCCGGGCAGATCCGTCAGCTCGGTAAACGATCGAAACCAAGTCTCCTGTCGACGTGCCATCTGGCGGGTGCGTGCGGCGATCTGTTGGACGATTTCCTCCGGCGGTCGCCTCGGCCAAGCGTCGGGATCGTCCGCCGACAGGTTCTCTTCTTCCGCCCACTGCAGAATCTCTCGATAACCCACCGCGCTGGCCGCCGTCCGAGAGAGTGTCGGGAATCGCTGTGCCAAACGGCGGACTTCGGCGACCCAGCCGGCATCGAACATCGCTTCGACGCGGGCGTTGATTCGCTGGTGAATTTCCGTGCGATCACGCCGAACGACCAGGGCCGCACACTGATCGGCGTCACGCACGGTGTCGAATTGCTGTTGGCGGTGGCTGAGCGGTTGCCCGGTCAGCTTGGCGACTTCCAATGCCCGGATCATGCGCCGCGAATCGTTGGCGTCGATCCGAGACGCCGACAACGGATCGACCTGCCACAGACGATTCCGCAACGCGTCGACGCCGTGCCGTGCGAGGTCCTCTTCGACCTGGCGACGAAAATCCCAATCGGCCGGCGGCCCCGGATCAAAGCCTCGCAAGACGCCCTTCAAAAACATCGGCGTCCCGCCGACAAAGATCGGAACCCGGCCACGATCCAGAACGGCATCGACCACGCGATGGGCCGCATCCAAGTACCGCGCGACACTGTAGTCATCGTCCGGATCGACCTGATCGATCAAGTGGTGGGGCAGCGCGGCTTGATCGTCCGCGTCGGGCTTGGCGGTGCCGATGTCCATGCCGCGATAGACCGCGATGGAATCCAGCGACAAGATTTCACCGCCGACCTGCCGGGCCAAACGCATGGCGATGCGGCTTTTGCCCGTCGCCGTCGCACCGGTCACAAAGACGGCTCGATCGATCAGCGGCGGATAGGGGCGGTCTTCGGCGGCGTCCAAGATCTTCGGTGCGGTTCGTCGTAGGGTGGTCGTCCGTCGGTCGGCCGGTCGTCCACCGGTGCTCTGGTGGTGTCGTTCGATGGTCTAGGAAAAGTCTAAGTAGACCCTACAAATCGACCAGTCCCTCCGTCGGACGGATCGAAGCGATCAATCCGCACCGGAATCCCGACGTTTTGAATGCCGTTGGGCACGCCGCGTGGTACGATCGATCGAGGCATTCGACGGCGTCTGCGCGGGCGTCCGTTTCATCCATCGCCGAACGATCACACCCATGGGCATCACCTACTTTCGACGATTCCGAATGGAATTCGATCTGGCCGCCGGCGTGCCCGAATCGCCTCCGCTGCCGTTCGGATACGAACTGGTTCCCTACAGCGATGCCCTGGTCCGCGAACATGCGACCGCCAAGTTCGACAGTTTCCGCAGCGAGCTGGATGCGGACGTGTTTCCGTGTCTGTCACGGCAAGACGGTTGTTTGCGTCTGATGCGTGAAATCGTCAGCCGCGCGGCTTTCGTCCCGGAGGCGACTTGGTTGTTGCGGCATCGGGATCCGGCCAGTGGGCGTCAAAGCCCGGTGGGCACGATCCAAGGATTGTCGGTCGACGGCTGGGGTGCAGTTCAAAACCTGGGGGTCGTCGGGGATCACCGTGGCAAAGGCCTGGGCAGTCTGTTGCTGTTGAAGGCGGCTGCCGGATTCGCCGTCACAGGCATCCGCCGCATGCACTTGGAAGTCACCACCGATAACGCGGCGGCTGTCCGGTTGTATGAAAAGCTGGGCTTCAAAAAAGCGGACGTGGTTTACAAAGCGGCTGATATCGTCGGCGCTTGATCCAAGCCCATTTCTGACCCGCAATTCCGGCCGCCACCGATTGGCGACACAAGCCGGCCAAGCACCCCGTGTGGACGACACGAACCAGCGATAGCCGTTTTGTTTCCTGTCAGCTAAGTTGGCGCTAACGCACGGATCGCTCATCGCTGATACGTCTATCTTCCACGTCGACGATTCGGCCGAACCCGTCCACGTCCGTCGCTTCCCATCGATCTTTTATTCAGGCATCCGCACCGCAATGTCCGAACCCGCCGCCGCACCGCTGCAGCTCAGCTCCGTCCAACCCGCACCGCCCGACGCGATCCTGGGTTTGACCGAATCCTTCTTGGCCGATCCTCGTGCGGACAAGATGAACCTGACGGTCGGCGTTTACAAAGACGACAGCGGGATCACTCCGATCATGCGGGCGGTCAAACAGGCCGAACAGATCTTGATCGAAGGCGAAAAGACCAAAGGCTATCTGCCGATCGATGGCATGGCCGACTATCGCGACGCGGTCCGCGATATGGTCTTTGACGGCAAAGTTCCCAACGAACGGGCCGCCGTCGTTCAGGCACCCGGCGGTACCGGTGCGCTGCGTGTGTCGGCCGAATTTCTGGCCGACCAGTTTGCCCGGCCACGGGTCTTTTTGCCCACGCCGACTTGGGCCAACCACGGTGCGATCATGACCGCCGCTGGTTTGGAAGCCGTGTCGTATCGTTATCTATCAGCGGACAAGACATCGTTGGATCTGACCGGCATGCTGGACGACCTGTCGGCAAACGCGCGACCGGGCGACGTGATTTTGCTGCACGCGTGTTGTCATAATCCATCGGGTGTCGACCCGGACGCCCAGCAATGGGAACAGATCGCCGCGCGGATCACCGAGCTGAAACTGTTCCCCCTGATCGACTTTGCCTATCAAGGTTTCGGCGACGGATTGGCCGAAGACAGCGTGGGGCTGCACACGATGCTGCGTCACGTTCCGGAATGTTTGGTATGCAGTTCCTTCAGCAAGAATTTTGGACTGTACAGCGAACGTACCGGCGCGGTCGTGATGATGGCCGCCGATCAGGCCGCCGCGTCCGCATCGGTCAGCCAAATCAAACGGCTGGTGCGATGCAACTACAGCAATCCACCACGCCATGGTGCGTCGATCGTGGCGACGATCCTGGGCGACGAAGCGCTACGCCGGGCGTGGAAGTCGGAATTGATGGAAATGCGTCAGCGGATTCATCGGCTTCGCGAATCGTTCGTCAAAGGGATGAAAGAAGTCGCGCCGGATCGCGATTATTCGTTCCTGCTTTCGCAAAAAGGCATGTTCAGCTTTAGCGGCCTGTCGCCCATGCAGGTCGACCAACTGCGCACCGAGCATGGCATCTATCTTGTCGGCAGCGGGCGCATCAATGTCGCCGGAATGGCCGAAGACCGCATCGACTGGTTGTGCGAAAAGGTCGCGGCGGTGCTGTAAAAGCCGATCGATTCGGTCGCACTTTCATGCATCACCGGCGCCGGACGCCTACACTGGAGTCGGTGGCGAAGTAACGTCACCGTTGTGTTTCGGGCATAGGCCGACGCGGCCTGCCCCGGCAACTGTGTCCCGTGTGCGCCCCATTGCAAAAAGGGATCGAATCGATGTCCCAGCGGAATCATCCGGCCGAGTCCGAATCTCAAAGGGCTCCGTCAAACCAGTCCCAGCGATGCAGCCGGCGTTCCCTGCTGACCGCCACCGCCGCGTTGTCGGCCGGCACCATGCACGCCGGTGCCGCGATCGGCGCCGAATCGGAATCAGCGTCGGCTCCGATCGACAACGATGTGCCTTCGCCGCCGCAGATCCAGCTGGGAAACACCGGCATCACCATGTCTCGTGTCGGCCAGGGTACGGGGATGCACGGTGGCAATCGACAATCGGACCACACCCGGCAGGGCTTCGAAAAATTGGTGGCGCTACTGAACCACGCTTATGATCGCGGCGTGACCTTCTTTGACTTGGCCGATCTGTACGGTTCGCACGTTTACTTTCGCGAAGCCCTGCGGACGATCCCACGCGACAAAGTGACGGTCCTTTCCAAACTGTGGACTCGCTATGACGGTCCCTTTGAAAAGATCGCGCCGTCGCATCGCAAACAGGCCGCCAAGACGACGATCGAACGATTCTGTCACGAGATCGCCACCGACCATTTGGACATCTTGCTGTTGCACTGCATGACCACGCCGGATTGGTCCGAACAGTTGCAGCCGTACATGGAAGCGTTTGACGAAGCGAAGAAGTCGGGAAAGCTCCGCGCGGTCGGCGTTTCCTGTCACAACTTGGAAGCTCTCAAGATCGCAAGTCGGTCCGATTGGGTCGACGTCATCTTGGCTCGCATCAATCCGCACGGCGCCAAAATGGATGGCAAGGTCGATGATGTTGTGTCCGTGCTGACCGAGGCTCGTAAGAACGGCAAAGCGATCATCGGGATGAAGATCTATGGCGAAGGCACGTTGGCCGACAAAGCCGACGAATGCATCCGGTTCGCCCAGTCCAACGGGCTGCTGGACACGATGACCGTCGGCGCCGAAACACCCGAGCAGATGGATCAAACCCTGCGGCTGATCGCCAAGTACCCCGCCGCCCCATTGATCACGCCGTAGGTCAGATCTGTAGTCATGCTGTGCGTGACGATAGATAGATTGGCAGTTAGTTGCATGACAGTTCCGAAAGCCCAGACGTGACCGGCCGCGTCTCTATCCACCGACTCAATCGGGAATGATGCCTGAATACCGCAGGGCCTTCGTGCCCGGAGGTACGTTCTTTTTCACGGTCGTCACGTATCAGCGACAACCAACGTTTGCGGATCCCACGGCAGTGACGCTTCTGGGCAACGTCTTGCGGCAATGTGCAAGTCGTTGGCCGCTCGATGTCGTCGCCATCGTGTGGTTACCGGACCACTGGCATTCGATTTGGTCGCTTCCACCTGGCGATGACCAGTACTCAAAGCGTCTGGGGTGGATCAAGAAGGAGTTTACCAAACGTTGGCTGGTCGCCGGTGGATCGAGCCAACCGGTATCCACGGGGAAGCAGCGTCAAAGACGGCGAGGCGTTTGGCAGCCTCGGTTCTGGGAGCACACCATTGAAGGCGAGACGGATTTTCAAAGCCATTTCGACTACATCCACTGGAATCCGGTGAAGCACGGGTACGTCAAGTGTGCCAAAGACTGGCCGCACACCAGTTTCCATCGTTGGGTCAAGCAGGGCGTGTATCCCGATCACTGGGGCTGTTTTACCGACGAGAACAATCAGACGCCCGAAACCGTTCGTAGGATTCGTGAAGCCGGCGAACCGTAGGTCATGCTCCGCATGACAAATCCCTGTCGGATCGTCCACACCGTCATGCACAGCATGACCTACGTGTGCATTGAACTGTCGCCGTCGAGTCTTTGCTCCGGTGCAACAGCGTGTATGGCCGTAGGTCATGCTCCGCATGACAAGTGCATCTCGGATCGCCTCCACCGTCATGCACAGCATCGCCTACGCGTGCATTAAACTGTCGCCACTGAATCGTTTCTCCGGTGCAACAGCGTGTAGACACATGGCACCAGGATTAGCGTCAGGACCGTTGACGCGACCATCCCGCCGACCACCGCACGGGCCAGAGGAATCATCGCTTCGTTGCCCGGCCTCAAGGCGAATGACAAGGGCAACATCGA is part of the Crateriforma spongiae genome and harbors:
- a CDS encoding GNAT family N-acetyltransferase produces the protein MGITYFRRFRMEFDLAAGVPESPPLPFGYELVPYSDALVREHATAKFDSFRSELDADVFPCLSRQDGCLRLMREIVSRAAFVPEATWLLRHRDPASGRQSPVGTIQGLSVDGWGAVQNLGVVGDHRGKGLGSLLLLKAAAGFAVTGIRRMHLEVTTDNAAAVRLYEKLGFKKADVVYKAADIVGA
- a CDS encoding amino acid aminotransferase, with protein sequence MSEPAAAPLQLSSVQPAPPDAILGLTESFLADPRADKMNLTVGVYKDDSGITPIMRAVKQAEQILIEGEKTKGYLPIDGMADYRDAVRDMVFDGKVPNERAAVVQAPGGTGALRVSAEFLADQFARPRVFLPTPTWANHGAIMTAAGLEAVSYRYLSADKTSLDLTGMLDDLSANARPGDVILLHACCHNPSGVDPDAQQWEQIAARITELKLFPLIDFAYQGFGDGLAEDSVGLHTMLRHVPECLVCSSFSKNFGLYSERTGAVVMMAADQAAASASVSQIKRLVRCNYSNPPRHGASIVATILGDEALRRAWKSELMEMRQRIHRLRESFVKGMKEVAPDRDYSFLLSQKGMFSFSGLSPMQVDQLRTEHGIYLVGSGRINVAGMAEDRIDWLCEKVAAVL
- a CDS encoding REP-associated tyrosine transposase, which produces MMPEYRRAFVPGGTFFFTVVTYQRQPTFADPTAVTLLGNVLRQCASRWPLDVVAIVWLPDHWHSIWSLPPGDDQYSKRLGWIKKEFTKRWLVAGGSSQPVSTGKQRQRRRGVWQPRFWEHTIEGETDFQSHFDYIHWNPVKHGYVKCAKDWPHTSFHRWVKQGVYPDHWGCFTDENNQTPETVRRIREAGEP
- the miaA gene encoding tRNA (adenosine(37)-N6)-dimethylallyltransferase MiaA, which encodes MDAAEDRPYPPLIDRAVFVTGATATGKSRIAMRLARQVGGEILSLDSIAVYRGMDIGTAKPDADDQAALPHHLIDQVDPDDDYSVARYLDAAHRVVDAVLDRGRVPIFVGGTPMFLKGVLRGFDPGPPADWDFRRQVEEDLARHGVDALRNRLWQVDPLSASRIDANDSRRMIRALEVAKLTGQPLSHRQQQFDTVRDADQCAALVVRRDRTEIHQRINARVEAMFDAGWVAEVRRLAQRFPTLSRTAASAVGYREILQWAEEENLSADDPDAWPRRPPEEIVQQIAARTRQMARRQETWFRSFTELTDLPGRQIDDDDQAQQWVDRVAARISGGPPFQLGQDKPDR
- a CDS encoding aldo/keto reductase, with translation MSQRNHPAESESQRAPSNQSQRCSRRSLLTATAALSAGTMHAGAAIGAESESASAPIDNDVPSPPQIQLGNTGITMSRVGQGTGMHGGNRQSDHTRQGFEKLVALLNHAYDRGVTFFDLADLYGSHVYFREALRTIPRDKVTVLSKLWTRYDGPFEKIAPSHRKQAAKTTIERFCHEIATDHLDILLLHCMTTPDWSEQLQPYMEAFDEAKKSGKLRAVGVSCHNLEALKIASRSDWVDVILARINPHGAKMDGKVDDVVSVLTEARKNGKAIIGMKIYGEGTLADKADECIRFAQSNGLLDTMTVGAETPEQMDQTLRLIAKYPAAPLITP